CAAACCTCGGTTTTATCCTCGCCGGAGCGCAACTGCTGCGTGAACATAATTTCGGAAACAAGGTGCATTCCTGCGCCATCGTCAACGCCAAATCGGGACGCTGTGCCGAAAACTGCGCCTTTTGCGCTCAGTCTTCCCATCATCAGACCGAAGCGCCGGTCTATCCCCTGAAAAGCTCCCGGGAGATCGTGGCAGAGGCGCGAAAAGCTGACGCTGTCGGCGCGCACTGCTTCGGCATCGTCACCAGCGGCAGCCGTGTGACGCCCGGTCGTGAATTCGACGAATTGCTTGCGACGATCCGCGAGATCCGGGCGACGACCGCGATCCACCCTTCCGCCTCCCTCGGCATACTAGATAAGGAGACGGCCACCGCCCTCTCTGAAGCGGGCTGCGTCACCTATCATCATAATCTGGAAACCGCCCGCTCCTTCTTTCCGCAGATCTGTACCACCCATGACTACGAGGAGGACATCGCCACGGTCAGGGTTGCCAAGGCGGCGGGCCTGCGCGTATGCTGCGGAGGGATTCTCGGGCTCGGGGAAACGCCGGAGCAGCGGCTGGAACTGGCCCTGACCCTGCGCGAGTTGGAGGTCGATTCGGTGCCGCTGAATTTTCTCAACCCGATCGCCGGCACACCGCTGGCGGGGAGTTCCTTCCTGA
This genomic stretch from Desulfuromonas acetexigens harbors:
- the bioB gene encoding biotin synthase BioB, yielding MEPSHRKILDKALREETLTREEALGILTAQGANLGFILAGAQLLREHNFGNKVHSCAIVNAKSGRCAENCAFCAQSSHHQTEAPVYPLKSSREIVAEARKADAVGAHCFGIVTSGSRVTPGREFDELLATIREIRATTAIHPSASLGILDKETATALSEAGCVTYHHNLETARSFFPQICTTHDYEEDIATVRVAKAAGLRVCCGGILGLGETPEQRLELALTLRELEVDSVPLNFLNPIAGTPLAGSSFLTPLDCLRAIALFRYLLPKTSLRVCGGREHNLRDLQSWIFMAGADGVMIGNYLTTSGRKLEDDLRMFRDLEMEFDERDTN